Proteins from a genomic interval of Oharaeibacter diazotrophicus:
- a CDS encoding endonuclease/exonuclease/phosphatase family protein — protein MRISIIVAAALVAALSVSPAAAETRLKVMTFNVYGAGLNGTGSIAEVAAAIRAAGADVVGVQEVRAEKNPCTADDCPADGPSVAADLAKALGWHVHDQTAANEALWANAVISRYPIGAATAHDLGVPLDVEGRKVWLFNLHLDDSPYQPYQAMGIEYGAAPFTKDPKELARFSAETRGGAMKLFAEDLKAADGADAVFVTGDFNEPSHLDWSEAAVKAGLQPVAVDYVASTTILGLGFTDALRAVFPDVAKKPAFTWTPTTAADDPTDHHDRIDFVYARGAGLEVLSAAIVGEKAPEADVVVTPWPSDHRAVVAEVAF, from the coding sequence ATGCGCATCTCGATCATCGTCGCCGCCGCGCTCGTCGCGGCGCTCTCCGTCTCTCCGGCCGCGGCGGAGACGCGGCTGAAGGTCATGACCTTCAACGTCTACGGCGCCGGTCTGAACGGCACCGGCTCGATCGCCGAGGTCGCCGCCGCGATCCGTGCCGCCGGCGCCGACGTGGTCGGCGTCCAGGAGGTCCGGGCCGAGAAGAACCCGTGCACCGCCGACGACTGCCCGGCCGACGGTCCCAGCGTCGCCGCCGACCTCGCCAAGGCGCTCGGCTGGCACGTCCACGACCAGACCGCCGCCAACGAGGCGCTGTGGGCCAACGCCGTGATCTCGCGCTACCCGATCGGCGCGGCGACCGCGCACGACCTCGGCGTGCCGCTCGACGTCGAGGGCCGCAAGGTCTGGCTGTTCAACCTGCACCTCGACGATTCGCCCTACCAGCCCTACCAGGCCATGGGCATCGAATACGGTGCCGCGCCCTTCACCAAGGACCCGAAGGAACTCGCCCGCTTCTCCGCCGAGACCCGCGGCGGCGCGATGAAGCTGTTCGCCGAGGACCTGAAGGCCGCCGACGGCGCCGACGCGGTGTTCGTCACCGGCGACTTCAACGAGCCGTCCCATCTCGACTGGTCCGAGGCGGCGGTGAAGGCCGGCCTGCAGCCGGTCGCGGTCGACTACGTCGCGTCGACGACGATCCTCGGCCTCGGCTTCACCGACGCGCTGCGCGCCGTCTTCCCCGACGTCGCGAAGAAGCCGGCCTTCACCTGGACCCCGACCACCGCCGCCGACGACCCGACCGACCACCACGACCGCATCGACTTCGTCTACGCCCGCGGCGCGGGCCTCGAGGTGCTGTCCGCCGCGATCGTCGGCGAGAAGGCGCCCGAGGCCGACGTGGTGGTGACGCCCTGGCCGTCCGACCACCGCGCCGTCGTCGCCGAGGTCGCGTTCTGA
- the ypfJ gene encoding KPN_02809 family neutral zinc metallopeptidase has protein sequence MRWRGREESSNVEDRRSDGGGIGDGGGGFRIPVGGLGRGGGPSIGVIVVVMVVLWFLGINPMVLLQGGSIDLGGGAPSPVREASRTGGGEDEMRQFVGVVLKETETTWDQIFKASGETYPKPKLVLFTGQIQSACGFASAASGPFYCPGDRKVYIDLAFYDELKRRFKAPGDFAQAYVIAHEVGHHIQNLTGVLPDFNEKRRSMSERDANAMSVRVELQADCYAGVWAADAERRGLLEAGDVEEALNAATQIGDDAIQKRMQGYVVPESFNHGTSEQRKRWFRTGYENGGPDACDTFSPRSL, from the coding sequence ATGCGCTGGAGAGGCCGCGAGGAGAGCAGCAACGTCGAGGACCGCCGCAGCGACGGCGGCGGCATCGGCGACGGCGGGGGCGGCTTCCGCATCCCGGTCGGCGGTCTCGGCCGCGGCGGCGGTCCCAGCATCGGCGTGATCGTCGTGGTGATGGTCGTGCTGTGGTTCCTCGGCATCAACCCGATGGTGCTGCTGCAGGGCGGCTCGATCGACCTCGGCGGCGGGGCTCCCTCGCCGGTGCGCGAGGCGTCGCGGACCGGCGGCGGCGAGGACGAGATGCGCCAGTTCGTCGGCGTCGTCCTCAAGGAGACCGAGACGACCTGGGACCAGATCTTCAAGGCGTCGGGCGAAACCTACCCGAAGCCGAAGCTGGTGCTGTTCACCGGCCAGATCCAGTCGGCCTGCGGCTTCGCCAGCGCGGCCAGCGGGCCGTTCTACTGCCCGGGCGACCGCAAGGTCTACATCGACCTCGCCTTCTATGACGAGTTGAAGCGGCGCTTCAAGGCGCCGGGCGACTTCGCCCAGGCCTACGTGATCGCCCACGAGGTCGGCCACCACATCCAGAACCTCACCGGCGTGTTGCCCGACTTCAACGAGAAGCGCCGGTCGATGTCGGAGCGCGACGCCAACGCCATGAGCGTGCGCGTCGAGCTCCAGGCCGACTGCTACGCCGGCGTCTGGGCCGCCGACGCCGAGCGGCGCGGGCTGCTCGAGGCCGGCGACGTCGAGGAGGCGCTCAACGCCGCCACCCAGATCGGCGACGACGCCATCCAGAAGCGGATGCAGGGCTACGTGGTGCCGGAGAGCTTCAACCACGGCACGTCCGAACAGCGCAAACGCTGGTTCCGCACCGGCTACGAGAACGGCGGGCCGGACGCCTGCGACACCTTCTCGCCGCGCAGCCTGTGA